One window from the genome of Magnolia sinica isolate HGM2019 chromosome 4, MsV1, whole genome shotgun sequence encodes:
- the LOC131242246 gene encoding (S)-scoulerine 9-O-methyltransferase-like isoform X1 — translation MDVYDHANGLMPISLGDIICLPMVLRAAMDLKVFEIIADAGPEAMLSPAEMVAKMPTSNPHAAASLERILRVLVTDAILTMSVRSDGKGGVPEHLYGLTDRSRFLVPDKDGVTAAAIAKLSLDRATVEGLFYLKDAVIEGGRTPFEMAHGVDIFGFSSKEPRFNNLFQEAMSNGSVIALKEIFKVYKGFNEVKQVMDVGGGTGTCISSIVSHFPHIRGSNFDLPHVIESAPHCPGVEHVGGNMFEGVPSAETIFMKFVLHDWDDDHCVKLLKNCWNALPDGGKVINVELVVPSVLSTDAVSRHTATEDLWMMATSPGGKERTAAEYDNLAKAAGFAETRDIPISMGIHVIEFYKRISPKN, via the exons ATGGACGTCTACGATCATGCAAACGGCCTAATGCCTATCAGCCTGGGAGACATCATCTGCCTCCCGATGGTCTTGCGAGCTGCGATGGATCTAAAGGTGTTCGAGATCATCGCCGATGCTGGGCCTGAAGCTATGCTTTCCCCAGCAGAGATGGTTGCCAAAATGCCCACATCTAATCCACATGCTGCAGCCTCCTTGGAGCGTATACTCCGAGTCCTTGTAACGGATGCGATCCTCACCATGTCGGTAAGATCAGACGGTAAGGGTGGGGTGCCGGAACACCTGTACGGTCTAACGGACCGATCTCGTTTCCTGGTGCCTGACAAGGATGGTGTCACGGCAGCTGCAATAGCAAAACTGAGCCTGGATCGAGCAACGGTGGAGGGCTTGTTTTATCTTAAGGATGCCGTGATTGAAGGCGGGCGTACCCCTTTTGAGATGGCCCATGGTGTGGATATCTTTGGGTTTAGTTCGAAGGAGCCTAGGTTCAACAATTTATTTCAAGAAGCTATGAGCAATGGCTCTGTTATTGCTTTGAAAGAGATATTTAAGGTGTATAAAGGTTTCAATGAAGTGAAACAAGTGATGGATGTGGGTGGGGGCACAGGCACCTGCATTTCTTCCATTGTCTCCCACTTTCCACACATACGTGGTTCGAATTTCGATTTGCCTCATGTAATTGAAAGTGCACCTCATTGcccag GCGTGGAACACGTGGGAGGAAATATGTTTGAGGGTGTACCAAGTGCGGAGACCATTTTTATGAAG TTTGTGCTTCACGACTGGGACGATGATCATTGTGTAAAGCTGCTAAAGAACTGCTGGAATGCGTTGCCTGACGGTGGAAAGGTAATCAATGTTGAGCTTGTGGTCCCTTCCGTACTCAGTACAGATGCCGTTTCACGCCACACAGCCACTGAAGATCTATGGATGATGGCCACCAGTCCCGGCGGTAAGGAACGGACGGCGGCTGAGTATGACAATCTCGCAAAAGCAGCCGGATTTGCAGAAACAAGGGATATTCCAATCTCGATGGGCATTCATGTGATTGAATTCTACAAGAGGATTTCGCCCAAGAACTAG